The segment GACGGGGTGGTCGAAGAGGACGGGGTGGTGGGTGTCGACGCGTAGTTGCCAGTGGTGGGGGTGGGGGGTGGGGGAGAGGACGATGTCGTGGTGGTGGGTGCGTCCGGCGGTGGTGGGGGTGAGGGGGTGGGGGGGTGGGGGGGCGGTGTGGAACGGGTGGGCGGTGGTGGCGCGGCCGGCGCGTAGGCGTTGGTAGACGGTGGGGGTGTGGCAGTGGAAGTGGGTGGTGGCGGTGGCGAGGGGTTGGCCGTCGCGTCGGGCGGTGTAGTGCATGGTCATGGAGGCGGGCAGGCCGCGGTGGTACCTGATGTTGGTGGCGGTGACGTGGAGTTCGATCTCGGCGGGTGTGGGTTCGATCCTCATGGCGCGGGGGTCGAGCCGTATCTGGAAGTGCGACCAGCTGAGTTGGTGGCCGAAGGGGAGGTGGTAGGCGGCGTGGGTGAGGAGGGGGAAGGTCTGGCGGATGGTTTCGGACAGCAGGAGGGGGTCGTGGGTGTGGTGGTCGGTGGTGTAGAAGCTGTGGCTGCGGGGCCATTGGGCGGTGACGGTGAAGGTGTCGGGAGCGGTTTGGTGCCAGCCGGTGAGGAAGACTTCGGACAGTGACGCGCGGTGGACGTACTCTTTGGCCACTGTGGTGGTGAGTGCGGGCCGTGGGCCGGTGTGAGGTTGCGTGGTGACGAGCATGCCGTTCCCCTTTTTTGGCGTGCGAGGTGGGGCCGGTGGCCTGTGGGCCGCCCGGTCGGACGTGCTGTGCTCGGGGTGTGTCACTCCCGTGGCGTACATGGTGCAACACCCTGACCCTAGACCGAGGTTCGTCTGTAAAATAGAGGGCGTTCGTTTTGTTTGCCGAGTGGAAGCGGGGCCTGGCTGTGGCTGAACCGAAGCAGGAGCGTGCCGTGCGGACGCGTGAGGTGATCCTTTACGCGGCGGCCGAGGTCTTCGACGAGTGCGGTTACAGCGGTGCCAGCATCAGTAAGATCATGCAGCGGTCGGGGGCGACGCAGGGCGGGATGTACTTTCATTTCAAGTCGAAGGAGGGGTTGGCGCACGCGGTCATGGCGAGTCAGCAGGAGTTCATCCGGCTGCCGCCGGGGCGGGACGGTCTGCAGCGGCTGATCGACATCACGTTCCATATCGCGGGGGAGCTGCAGCGCAATGTGCTGTTCCGCGCGAGTGTGCGTCTGGCGGTGGAGCAGGGGGAGCTGGGGCTCGAGGACGACACGGCGTACCAGGAGTGGGTCCAGCGGTTCCACGCGCAGCTTGTCGCGGCGCGGGAGTGCGGTGAGCTGCTGGAGGGCGTCGACGAGTGGGAGTTCGCGACGGTGCTGGTGGGGGCTTACACGGGGACGCAGATCTTCTCCAACGTGGCGACCGGGCGGGCGGACCTGCCCGAGCGGATCGCTTCGCTGTGGCGGTATCTGCTTCCGGCGGTCGCCACCCCCCAGGCGGCGGTGCTGTTGCGGGTGGAGCCGTCGGTCGGGCCGCCGTCTGGTCGGGTCTCGGCGGGGTGAGCGGGGGCCGGGTGGAGCCGTCGGTCGGGCCGCCGTCTGGTCGGGTCTCGGCGGGGTGAGCGGGGTGAGCGGGGTCGGGTGGCCGGTGGTCGGGGGCGCTGTCCGTTTCGGCTCGGGGTGGTGCGCCGTCTGGTCGGGTCTCGGCGGGGTGAGCGGGGTCGGGTGGCCGGTGGCCGGGGGCGCTGTCCGTTTCGGTTCGGGGTGGTGCGCCGGCGGGGCCGGCCGGCGGGGTCGCCGTTGGTCCCGTCTCCGTCTCCGTCTGCGGGGGGTGCTGTCCGGTTCTCGCGGCTCTGGTCGTCGGGGCCGGGTCCTGGCTGCGGGGGGTGGTGCGCTGTTGGTCCGGGGCCGGCGCTGTTCGGTCCGGGTGCTGTCCGCTGTCCGCTGTGCGGGTCGTGGCTG is part of the Kitasatospora setae KM-6054 genome and harbors:
- a CDS encoding ScbA/BarX family gamma-butyrolactone biosynthesis protein is translated as MAKEYVHRASLSEVFLTGWHQTAPDTFTVTAQWPRSHSFYTTDHHTHDPLLLSETIRQTFPLLTHAAYHLPFGHQLSWSHFQIRLDPRAMRIEPTPAEIELHVTATNIRYHRGLPASMTMHYTARRDGQPLATATTHFHCHTPTVYQRLRAGRATTAHPFHTAPPPPHPLTPTTAGRTHHHDIVLSPTPHPHHWQLRVDTHHPVLFDHPVDHVPGMLLLEATRQATNTLTTPRKPHIITHLDITFNRYVELDTPCYIHAHTTHHNPTNHHNPTHHITATQADTTAFTAHTHTTPLPT
- a CDS encoding ScbR family autoregulator-binding transcription factor, which produces MAEPKQERAVRTREVILYAAAEVFDECGYSGASISKIMQRSGATQGGMYFHFKSKEGLAHAVMASQQEFIRLPPGRDGLQRLIDITFHIAGELQRNVLFRASVRLAVEQGELGLEDDTAYQEWVQRFHAQLVAARECGELLEGVDEWEFATVLVGAYTGTQIFSNVATGRADLPERIASLWRYLLPAVATPQAAVLLRVEPSVGPPSGRVSAG